The genomic segment TTGGAAAAAGGAAAAATTACCGAGCAGGGTACGCACCGCGAACTGCTGGAAAAAGACGGCTTATACAAGCGCATTTATGATATTCAGAGCGCGGAGTAAAACGAGATATTTATTCCGGCAACCTCTTATTCGGAACCTCTAAAAACTGCAAGCCTATCGGCTTGTTCTGTAAGGAAATTCATTAAGTTATCCGCTTTGCGGATTGCGAATCAGTTTTTAGAGGTTCCTATATGTTAATTATTTGTTTTTACCTTTTCTTCCGTAACATAACTGCCTTCAAAGCCTTCAATTTTTTTGATGCTGTTAAGCCAGTATTTTGCTTCGGTATTGTTGGTAAAGGGTCCGACTCTTACGCGGTGTGTTAATCCGGCTGGAGTTTCTTTGGTAAAAATTTCTACCTTCATGTGCTGTGCAGCCAGGTTATCCCGTGCACGTTCGGCATTAATTCTGCTTGCAAGCGAAGCGGTCTGCACCCAATAGAGGGTTTGAACCTGCGGTGCAGCAGGTTTAGCAGAGGCAGCTGCTTGCGTCTTAGGTTTAACGGTAACGACCGCTGCCTGCGCGGGCTTTTGTGATACGGCAGGTTTCGGCTGCGCTTGCACTGCAGGAGCTTCGCGCGGCGGTACGGGGGCTTCTTCTTTCTTTACAGCAGGCTGCTCTGCCGGCTGTTCAGGGGTATCAATCCCTATTTGTTCCGCCAATTCCTTCGGCAATCCGGAAACTTCAGCATCCCCCGCCTGCGCAGTTAAATCGGAAACGTCTATGCCGTTTGTTTGACCGCCCTGCCCGTCGGTTGAAATGATGTTCAGATTATTCAAATTGATAATATTTCCTGCAGCTGCCGGTGCATTTCTGTCTAAGCCGGCCACCCGATCGGGATCGCGTGCCCATAAATCGGGATCCACATTGGCGGCAGCTCCGGACATTTCATAGGGAATAGTTTCCCCGCCGGCCTGTGCCGCTGCGCTGTTCCGCGACGGTGAATATAAAAACAGTGCGATACCGAAAATAATCAATACGAATAAGCTTACCGAAAGGATAACCCATAAAATTTTCTTTTGTTCCATAGTTTTCCTCAAAAACCCTTTTCGCGCAGTATATGCTCGATTTTCTTCCGTAAAGCCTGTACGGAACCGGCATTCACTACGCTTACAATATCGGCATTTTGTAAAAGGTATTGAGTAAAGAAATCTCTTTGTTGCAAAAAACGGGCAATTAACCGGCAAAGAGAAATGTTGTCGCGCCTTTTTCCCCGGATAAGTCTGATAAAAAACGGCGCTTTGATATAAAGGATAAACGAGCATTCCGGCGTTAAAGAGGTTTTATGCAGCGTAGGTGCGTTAAGAATAATAGGCCTGTTCGGCTGTTCAAGTAAAGCGTCCGCGATAAGAATGCGGATCCGTTCTTCAATTTTAGGAAGAATAAAAGCCTCGTGTTCTGCCAGCAGCGCCGGTTCCGAAAAAAGCAAAACGCTCAATGCTTTCCTGTCCAATAAACCGTCCTGCCCTCGCAACCGTAGACCGCGCTTTTCGGCATGAGCAGCAAACCGTTCAATTATCGCTTCGCCCTGCTCCTGCAAGACGGCATGAGCAACCTTATCGGCATCGATAACGGCATATCCTTTTTCTGCAAGCAAATCCGCAACGATGTTTTTCCCCGCGCAGGACTGCCCTGCAAGCCCGATAAGGTTGGCTATTTTTTTTGCCATCACCGCTCCTTAGGTCAAAAAAAATCCGCAAGCAGCTTACGCCGCCTGCGGATTTTCACACCGATTAAAGTTATTTAATCAAAACAAATTCTACTCGGCGGTTTTTCCACCAGTTGTCCTTGTCGGAAAGCGATGCAATCGGCTTTGTACCGCCAATACCAACGGACGAAAGTCTACTGCGTGAAACGCCTCTCTCAATCAGGAATCTGCGAACGGCATCGGCACGTGCTGCCGAAAGCGGTATCAGATCCTCTTTCTCTTCACGCTCCGTTCCACTCACATTATTTGCATGCCCTTCAACCTGAACCTTATATTCGGGAAACTTATTCAAGATCTCCGCGATACGGGTTAACACCTTAATGTTTCGATCAACGACATTTTGCTCAAGTCCGTCAAAGTCCGCGGCATTCTTTCTAAAGATAATAGAAGGAACGGCTATCTTCAGTTTATCACCGTCGCGGATAACCAAAACGTCGATCGGAACATAACCCTTTACGACAGAGGTAAGGCCGATTTCATCGGTTACGGTAAAGGTATACGGATAGTCGGTAGCAGATTGTACGGTTTCGCCTTTTAACGAACGCCCATCCCAGATAATCTGCTCGGTTATCTTATCCTTTCCTCCGGTACTCCAGAACAGCTTATTACCGGTATCTTCCGGTTCGCGGATTTCAAACGACCACTGCTTTACCTGGGTATCCGACTTTGCAGACAGATTAATAAAGAGTTCGTCTTCGTTACCGTCATTATCCGGGCTGAAATACTTAGGTGACAGCTTAACACCAAGCTCAGGAGCCTTTGTCGAAGATATGAACGGAGCGGTACTGACAACCAACTCATCCCCTTTTGTGTAGCTCAAAGAAAGCTCAGCGATAAAGGTGCCGGACACAACCCTGCCTGAGTCGGCTTTGCCGTCCCACTGAATAGAAGGAGCAAGTGTGTCGCCTTTTTCGGACGACCACGTCTTTACCGGAGCGGCATTACTGTTATCCGCCGGTTTTATCGCAACCGACCATGAGGCCAGTCCGTCTTTCAGCGTTGTATGGACGGTCAAGTTTTGCGTATCTTTTACCCCGTCGCCGTTGGGCGAGAACGCCGGCAGTTCCGCAGTGATATAGGCTTTGGGTACGCGCGAATCAATCACGATATTGTCGAGAGACTTGATTGTCCTATTACCTGCCGGATCCTGTGCAAAAATAGTATAGCGATAGGTTCCGTCGGGAACTTTATTACCTGAAGCATCGGTTCCATCCCACACAAAATCGACAGCCTTTCCTTCCCAGGTAAAGTTCCGCACTTCCTTATTACCGGCTGCGGTAATACTGCCCGTCCAGAGATTTTCTGCAGAAGCTTTTTGCGTAACGGGTAAGTTCGGACGCTTTGCAGCGCTATCCGTCGAGAACACGAGGTACGGTGCAGAAATTTCCACTTCGGGATATTGCGTATCAAGCGTAATTCCGGAAACGGTTGATTTAGCCGTCTGTCCATTTGCAAGCGTTACATCGATCGAGGCGGAGTACGTGCCGTCTGAGCAAAGTTGTCCCTTTGCATCGCCCGCATCCGCGATACCGTCCCAGCTGATTGAAGCGGAAGGCGTACCGTTTCCTGAAAGTGTTTTTACGGCAGCACCTGATTTATCGTAGATTCCGAAAGTATAAGCAGCCGCTGGGGTATTCGATTTCAGTTTGGGAGAGAATACAATCGTATCCTGTACACCATCTTTGTTGGGAGAGAATGCCAGCATATTTGCAGATAAAATGACATCGGCTTTTTCGGTGTTCAGCTCGACCGAAACGGGAGTAGAATATCCGGTATTGCCGGCATCGTTTTTACCTACTAACCGGTAAGCATATTTCCCGTCTGCAGCTAATGCCCCGGAGCTATTCCGTCCGTCCCATGCAAAGCTTGCAGCATTATCCTTGGTAATTGCAAAGCTGCGTATCGGGCTGCCGCTCATATTACCGGCACCGTCAAGCGCATAAATTTCTGCAGTCCAGCTATCACCGGCACTTACCTGCTGAGTAAAGGTAACCGTATCAAGCTTTCCGTCACCGTCCGGCGAGAAAATAGCAGTCGAAGCCGTTACCGTTGCTTTAGGAGCAGTAACATTGAGGGTGAAAACCGGCGAAGATTCGCTTGGGGCATATCCGTTTACATACCGTGCGGAAAGTATTGCTTTGTAGTCACCTTCCGGTAAAACTTTTCCGTCTTTATCTTTCCCGTCAAAGGTGATTGCAGCGATACGGCTATCGGTTAGCGTGCGTACCGTCGTTCCCCGTGCGTTTTGTATATCGATTTTCCATTCCTGCAAGCCGGTCTGAATCGGAATTGCCGGTGATAGGGTAATCG from the Treponema vincentii F0403 genome contains:
- a CDS encoding FlgD immunoglobulin-like domain containing protein; this translates as MKRVVFTLCALFSAYTFLFAYNPPVGGESANTFFSSDLLGGQASVTGGPFGDGNPAELATNPALSAYEQRIIFDLSYAAVIGFNKNTVNDYGWKGHLANIDFLYPARWGVIATDVHFFTSSFDSLQWGTAGSMRLSYSKDLTDNLALGVGLYGIVGTGWGVGADLGVLYRFGDLGFAKDSKVGASITGMGKPYNAGFGGVRGSSNTSGFTGMFTPRVGFATTFISVKNFKLGMAFDLSFPTFQNLVFDTGLHLKFADMVTFKAGWNFNLVETLYHRQTYIPSFGLACSIKIKAKNANEANAWEQSDITPQLAVKPLYNNIWAIGAGVNVKVGKTDTAAPVISIDYPETKYISPNNDGVQDVLEFPLSITDQRYVMAWECAFENEKGEVVRTIANKEARPQLSGKSFWKLLTKAKSGVEIPETLRWDGMLDSGSVAPDGTYYFTITASDDNNNTAKTERYAVVIDNTPPVITVTPPSGQNALIFSPDGDGNKDTFLIRQSGSVEDKWVATITDSANKVVRTADTINAAPADFAWDGKNDSGEFIPDGIYTYKIAATDRAGNSASQSVPNIIVDTVKPSVGISISTNAFSPNGDGVKDTITLSPAIPIQTGLQEWKIDIQNARGTTVRTLTDSRIAAITFDGKDKDGKVLPEGDYKAILSARYVNGYAPSESSPVFTLNVTAPKATVTASTAIFSPDGDGKLDTVTFTQQVSAGDSWTAEIYALDGAGNMSGSPIRSFAITKDNAASFAWDGRNSSGALAADGKYAYRLVGKNDAGNTGYSTPVSVELNTEKADVILSANMLAFSPNKDGVQDTIVFSPKLKSNTPAAAYTFGIYDKSGAAVKTLSGNGTPSASISWDGIADAGDAKGQLCSDGTYSASIDVTLANGQTAKSTVSGITLDTQYPEVEISAPYLVFSTDSAAKRPNLPVTQKASAENLWTGSITAAGNKEVRNFTWEGKAVDFVWDGTDASGNKVPDGTYRYTIFAQDPAGNRTIKSLDNIVIDSRVPKAYITAELPAFSPNGDGVKDTQNLTVHTTLKDGLASWSVAIKPADNSNAAPVKTWSSEKGDTLAPSIQWDGKADSGRVVSGTFIAELSLSYTKGDELVVSTAPFISSTKAPELGVKLSPKYFSPDNDGNEDELFINLSAKSDTQVKQWSFEIREPEDTGNKLFWSTGGKDKITEQIIWDGRSLKGETVQSATDYPYTFTVTDEIGLTSVVKGYVPIDVLVIRDGDKLKIAVPSIIFRKNAADFDGLEQNVVDRNIKVLTRIAEILNKFPEYKVQVEGHANNVSGTEREEKEDLIPLSAARADAVRRFLIERGVSRSRLSSVGIGGTKPIASLSDKDNWWKNRRVEFVLIK
- a CDS encoding SPOR domain-containing protein, with the translated sequence MEQKKILWVILSVSLFVLIIFGIALFLYSPSRNSAAAQAGGETIPYEMSGAAANVDPDLWARDPDRVAGLDRNAPAAAGNIINLNNLNIISTDGQGGQTNGIDVSDLTAQAGDAEVSGLPKELAEQIGIDTPEQPAEQPAVKKEEAPVPPREAPAVQAQPKPAVSQKPAQAAVVTVKPKTQAAASAKPAAPQVQTLYWVQTASLASRINAERARDNLAAQHMKVEIFTKETPAGLTHRVRVGPFTNNTEAKYWLNSIKKIEGFEGSYVTEEKVKTNN
- the coaE gene encoding dephospho-CoA kinase (Dephospho-CoA kinase (CoaE) performs the final step in coenzyme A biosynthesis.), which translates into the protein MAKKIANLIGLAGQSCAGKNIVADLLAEKGYAVIDADKVAHAVLQEQGEAIIERFAAHAEKRGLRLRGQDGLLDRKALSVLLFSEPALLAEHEAFILPKIEERIRILIADALLEQPNRPIILNAPTLHKTSLTPECSFILYIKAPFFIRLIRGKRRDNISLCRLIARFLQQRDFFTQYLLQNADIVSVVNAGSVQALRKKIEHILREKGF